A portion of the Etheostoma cragini isolate CJK2018 chromosome 13, CSU_Ecrag_1.0, whole genome shotgun sequence genome contains these proteins:
- the supt6h gene encoding transcription elongation factor SPT6 → MSDFIESEAEESEEEFEEKDLKPKKTQRFLEEDDEEEEENTEDQDERGNLRGLIDDGDEEEEGEEEGPAGSASGAGSDSEEEVRHRRKKRNYDDYLDEDDLDLIEENLGVKVKRRKKKYDRVKTLDDDEEDDDEKDLIADEIFHGDAEGELEEGEAVDEPLHHADDDEEGEDEESDIDDFIVDDDGQPITKKKGKKFSGYTDAALQEAQEIFGGDFDFADFDADTYDQGEEEEEDQDEEGWDRPKKQTKRRQGRKSIFEIYEPSELESSHMTDQDNEIRSTDMPERFQLRSIPVKPAEDDELEEEAEWIFRHGFSTLTISMQESTDYLDRGTTTNFSRKGPSTIAKIKEALNFMRNQQFEVPFIAFYRKEYVEPELNINDLWKVWQWDEKWTQLKTRKQNLTRLFRKMQSYQYEQISADPDKPLADGIRPLDTADIERLKDVQTLEELGDVYNHFLLYYGRDIPKMQNAAKASKKRLKKIKEVSEDGEEEELEVEEEEEPKAPDLKLASRRDMYSICQSVGLDGLAKKFGLTPEQFGENLRDSYQRHETEQFPAEPVELAKDYVCSQFSTPETVLEGTRYMVAMQIAREPLVRHVLRQTFQERAKINIKPTKKGKKEVDEAHFAYSFKYLKNKPVKELNGEQFLKMCLAEDEGLLSIDICIDLIGVKGYAGDQTYFDEIKQFYYRDEFSHQVQEWNRQRTLAIERALTQFLYPQMAKELKSKLITEAKESIVRSCCRRLYNWLKVAPYRPDQQVEEDDDLMDESQGKGIRVLGVAYAPSRDTPVFCALINGEGEVVDFLRLPYFMKRRNAFKEDEREKKAHDIENLKRFLSGKKPHVVAVAGENRDAQMIMEDIKRTISELEQESSLPAVGVELVDNELATLYMNSKKSEVDFRDYPPLLRQAVSIARKIQDPLMEYAQVCSSDDDILCLKLHPLQEHVVKEDLLCALYCEFINRVNEVGVDVNKAIAHPHTQSLVQYVCGLGPRKGSHLLKILKQNNTRLENRTQLVTMCHMGPKVFINCAGFIKIDTASLGDSTDSYIEVLDGSRVHPETYEWARKMAVDALEYDESAEDANPAGALEEILENPERLKDLDLDAFAEELERQGYGNKGITLYDIRAELSCRYKDLRVVYRVPNTEEVFNLLTKETPETFYIGKLITSIVTGIAHRRPQGESYDQAIRNDSTGLWQCPFCQQDNFPELSEVWNHFDSGSCPGQAIGVRSRLDNGVQGFIPTKFLSDKVVKHPEERVKVGMTVHCRIMKIDIEKFSVDLTCRTSDLMDKANEWKLPKDSYYDFDTESEDQKQEEELKKKQQRTPYIKRVIAHPNFHNISFNQAEKMMETLDQGDLIIRPSSKGENHLTVTWKVADGIYQHVDVREEGKENAFSLGHTLWINNEEFEDLDEITARYIQPMASFARDLLGHKYFQECNWGSKEKMEELLVKTKREKPTFIPYFISACKDLPGKFILGYQPRGKPRVEFVTITPDGFRYRSQVFPTVNGLFRWFKDHYQEPVPGITPSNSSRTRTPASLNATPANINIADLTRAVNALPRNMTSQMFNAIAAVTGQGQNPNTTPAQWGSSQYGYGGSTGGGGGSSSAYHVFATPQQPMATPMMTPSYSYTTPSQQALGTPQYPGSTPQSSHSHTTHGHPHGSHVSHHGHHTSHQGHSSGTPSSSTSSRGRTPQQQPPKASGSNASAVDWGKMAEQWLKEKEAEGRKKAQRMTPRPSPSPMIESTPMSIAGDATPLLDEMDR, encoded by the exons ATTATGACGACTACCTGGATGAAGATGATCTGGACCTAATCGAGGAAAACTTGGGTGTTAAAGTGAAAAGGAGG AAGAAGAAATATGACCGCGTAAAGACACtcgatgatgatgaagaagatgatgacGAGAAGGACTTGATTGCAGATGAAATCTTTCATGGTGATGCAGAGGGCGAGCTGGAAGAAGGGGAGGCTGTAGATGAGCCTCTTCACCATGCAGATGACGATGAAGAAGGAGAGGATGAAGAGTCGG ATATAGACGATTTCATTGTGGATGATGACGGCCAACCTATAACCAAAAAGAAGGGCAAGAAGTTTTCAGGATACACAGATGC AGCCCTCCAGGAGGCCCAAGAAATTTTTGGTGGGGACTTTGACTTTGCTGACTTTGACGCAGACACATACGACcagggtgaggaggaggaagaggaccaGGATGAAGAGGGTTGGGACCGACCTAAGAAGCAGACCAAGCGGAGGCAAGGGAGGAAGAGCATCTTTGAAATCTACGAGCCCAGCGAGCTGGAGAGTAGTCACATGACTGACCAAGACAATGAAATTCGCTCTACGGACATGCCCGAGAGgttccag TTACGATCCATTCCTGTTAAACCTGCTGAGGATGATGAGCTAGAAGAGGAAGCAGAGTGGATCTTCAGACATGGCTTCTCCACTCTTACTATTTCTATGCAG GAGAGCACAGATTATCTAGACCGGGGGACCACGACAAACTTCAGCAGGAAAGGCCCCAGTACAATTGCCAAGATCAAAGAGGCCCTCAACTTCATGAGGAATCAACAATTTGAG GTTCCATTCATAGCTTTCTACAGAAAAGAATATGTGGAGCCGGAACTGAACATTAATGACCTGTGGAAGGTGTGGCAGTGGGATGAAAAG TGGACTCAACTGAAGACTCGGAAGCAGAACCTGACCCGTCTGTTTCGGAAGATGCAGTCCTACCAGTATGAGCAGATCTCAGCTGATCCCGACAAACCTTTGGCTGACGGCATCCGTCCTCTGGATACCGCTGACATAGAGAG GCTGAAAGATGTGCAGACTCTTGAAGAGCTGGGTGATGTGTACAACCACTTTCTGCTCTACTATGGCCGAGACATCCCCAAGATGCAGAATGCTGCCAAGGCTAGTAAGAAGAGGCTTAAGAAGATCAAAGAAGTGTCTGAGGATG GTGAAGAAGAGGAATTGgaggtagaagaagaagaagaaccaaAAGCACCTGACCTCAAGCTGGCTTCTCGTAGAGATATGTATAGCATTTGTCAGAGCGTAGGACTTG ATGGCTTGGCTAAAAAGTTTGGGTTAACTCCAGAGCAGTTTGGAGAAAATCTACGAGACAGTTACCAGCGTCATGAGACAGAGCAGTTCCCGGCTGAGCCTGTAGAGTTGGCCAAAGATTATGTTTGCAGCCAGTTCAGCACTCCTGAGACAGTGCTAGAAGGAACcaggtacatggtggccatgcAGATTGCTCGTGAACCTCTGGTCAGACATGTTCTCCGACAGACCTTTCAGGAGAGGGCCAAGATCAATATCAAGCCTacaaaaaagggcaaaaag GAGGTAGACGAGGCTCATTTTGCCTACTCCTTCAAGTATCTTAAGAACAAACCTGTAAAAGAGCTGAACGGGGAACAATTCTTGAAGATGTGCCTGGCAGAGGACGAGGGGCTGCTTTCCATTGACATCTGTATAGACCTTATAGGGGTCAAAGG GTATGCTGGGGACCAGACATACTTTGATGAGATCAAACAGTTCTACTACAGGGATGAGTTCAGTCACCAGGTGCAGGAGTGGAACAGGCAGCGAACCTTAGCCATAGAGAGAGCTCTCACTCAGTTCCTCTACCCTCAGATGGCGAAGGAACTCAAGAGCAAACTCATCACTGAGGCTAAAGAGAGCATTGTCAGG TCCTGCTGTCGTCGGTTGTATAACTGGCTCAAGGTGGCTCCTTACCGACCAGATCAGCAGGTTGAGGAAGACGATGATCTGATGGATGAGAGTCAGGGCAAAGGGATTCGGGTTCTGGGTGTAGCCTATGCGCCCAGCAG AGACACACCAGTTTTCTGTGCTCTGATCAACGGGGAAGGGGAGGTGGTTGACTTTTTGCGTCTTCCTTATTTCATGAAGAGGAGGAATGCCTTTaaggaggatgagagagagaagaag GCCCACGACATTGAAAATCTCAAGAGGTTTCTGTCAGGCAAGAAACCTCACGTGGTAGCTGTCGCTGGGGAAAACCG AGATGCTCAAATGATCATGGAGGACATCAAGAGGACTATCAGCGAACTTGAGCAAGAGTCCTCTCTGCCTGCTGTGGGAGTTGAACTTGTTGACAATGAATTGGCCACACTGTACATGAACAGCAAGAAGTCTGAG GTTGATTTTAGGGATTACCCTCCCTTGCTACGACAGGCGGTGTCGATAGCCAGGAAGATCCAGGATCCGCTGATGGAATATGCTCAAGTTTGCAGCAGTGATGATGATATTCTCTGCCTCAAACTACACCCGCTACAG GAACATGTGGTGAAGGAAGATTTGCTCTGTGCTCTTTACTGTGAATTCATCAACCGTGTCAATGAGGTTGGAGTTGATGTGAACAAAGCCATTGCCCATCCTCACACTCAGAGCCTGGTCCAGTATGTCTGTGGCCTGGGACCTAGAAAGGGCTCCCACCTGCTCAAG ATTCTGAAGCAGAACAACACTCGTTTGGAAAACAGAACCCAACTGGTCACGATGTGTCACATGGGACCAAAGGTTTTTATCAACTGTGCCGGTTTCATCAAGATTGACACGGCATCGCTCGGGGACAG TACGGACTCCTACATCGAGGTTCTGGACGGCTCTCGTGTCCATCCTGAGACGTACGAGTGGGCTCGCAAGATGGCTGTGGATGCCCTCGAGTACGATGAGTCGGCAGAAGATGCCAACCCAGCTGGAGCTCTGGAGGAGATCTTGGAAAATCCAGAACGTCTCAAAGATCTTGACCTGGATGCCTTTGCTGAAGAGCTTGAGAGACAG GGTTATGGCAACAAGGGGATTACTCTGTATGATATTCGTGCAGAGCTGAGCTGCAGGTACAAAGATTTGAGAGTTGTCTACAGAGTCCCCAACACTGAGGAGGTCTTCAACCTCCTCACCAAGGAGACTCCAGAGACCTTTTATATTG gtAAGCTGATCACCAGTATAGTAACTGGCATTGCTCACCGGCGGCCTCAGGGAGAGAGCTACGACCAGGCCATACGTAACGATTCTACAGGGCTGTGGCAGTGTCCCTTCTGCCAGCAGGACAACTTTCCGGAACTCAGCGAG GTGTGGAATCACTTTGACAGCGGTTCGTGTCCAGGTCAGGCCATTGGCGTGCGGTCCAGATTAGATAATGGCGTCCAGGGATTCATTCCCACCAAGTTTCTTAGTGACAAAGTGGTCAAACACCCTGAGGAGAGGGTCAAG GTGGGCATGACAGTTCACTGCCGCATCATGAAAATCGACATTGAGAAATTTAGTGTCGACCTCACATGCCGAACCTCAGATTTGATGGACAAGGCCAATGAGTGGAAGCTCCCCAAGGACAGCTACTATGACTTTGATACAGAGTCTGAAGACCAAAAACAAGAGGAGGagctaaaaaagaaacaacagagaacAC CATATATAAAGCGTGTGATCGCCCACCCCAACTTCCACAATATCAGTTTTAACCAGGCAGAGAAAATGATGGAGACCCTGGACCAAGGAGACTTGATCATCAGACCCAGCAGCAAGGGAGAGAACCACCTCACAGTCACCTGGAAG GTGGCTGATGGCATCTACCAGCATGTGGATGTAAGAGAAGAAGGCAAAGAAAATGCATTCAGCTTAGGGCACACACTCTGGATCAATAATGAA GAGTTTGAAGATCTGGATGAAATCACTGCTCGGTACATTCAGCCAATGGCATCATTTGCCCGGGATCTACTGGGGCATAAATACTTTCAGGAGTGCAACTGGGGGAGCAAGGAG AAAATGGAGGAGTTATTGGTCAAGACAAAGAGGGAGAAGCCTACTTTTATTCCTTACTTTATTTCGGCATGTAAAGATCTGCCAGGAAAATTCATTCTGGGCTACCAGCCTCGCGGAAAACCACG aGTTGAGTTTGTGACCATCACTCCAGATGGTTTCCGCTACCGTTCACAGGTATTTCCTACAGTGAACGGACTATTCCGCTGGTTTAAGGACCATTACCAAGAGCCTGTTCCAG GCATCACTCCCAGCAACAGCAGCCGAACAAGGACACCTGCGTCCCTCAACGCCACCCCAGCCAATATCAACATCGCAG ACTTGACACGAGCTGTCAACGCCCTCCCACGCAATATGACCTCTCAGATGTTCAATGCCATCGCCGCGGTCACAGGCCAAGGCCAGAACCCCAACACCACCCCCGCTCAGTGGGGCTCCAGCCAGTACGGCTACGGTGGCagcacaggaggaggaggagggagctcCTCTGCTTATCAT GTATTTGCAACACCTCAGCAGCCCATGGCAACACCCATGATGACACCCAGCTACTCCTACACCACACCGAGCCAGCAGGCCCTGGGCACGCCCCAGTACCCCGGCTCCACCCCGCAGTCCTCCCACTCACACACCACACATGGCCACCCACATGGAAGCCATGTGTCACACCACGGCCATCACACTAGTCACCAAGGCCATTCATCCGGCACGCCGTCGTCCTCCACCTCATCCAGAGGACGTACTCCACAGCAGCAACCGCCAAA GGCCAGCGGCAGCAACGCCTCTGCAGTGGACTGGGGCAAGATGGCGGAGCAGTGGCTGAAGGAGAAAGAAGCAGAGGGGCGGAAGAAAGCCCAGAGGATGACGCCACGACCGTCGCCCAGCCCCATGATCGAGAGCACACCCATGTCAATCGCAGGAGACGCCACGCCCCTGCTGGACGAAATGGACCGATAG